The genome window ACGTGATCCAGACCTCGGGCGGCGGCGCCTTCGGCCATAAGGACGGAGCCATCGCCGGTGCCCTGTCGCTGCGCCAGGCCCACGAGGCATGGCTGAAGAAAATCGATCTGGTGGATTACGCCCAAACACATGCGGAACTGAGAGGTGCCTTCGAATCCTTTGCGTCCGACGCCGATCGGCTGTATCCCGGCTGGCGCGATCGCCTGCGCATCGCGGCATAAGGGGAATCAAGATGTCCAGGAAACATCCGGTCATCGCCGTTACCGGCTCGTCGGGGGCGGGGACCAGCACGGTCAAGGAATCCTTCGAACATATGTTCCGCCGCGAGGGCATCAAACCGGCGGTGATCGAGGGCGACAGCTTTCACCGCTATAACCGCGCCGACATGAAGAAATGCATGAAGGACGTGGGCGGCACCTTCAGCCATTTCGGTCCCGAGGCCAATCTGTTCCCCCAGTTGGAAGAACTGTTCTCGACCTATGGCGAGACGGGGCGGGGCAGGCGGAGATTTTATGTCCATAACGACGAGGAGGCGGCGCGCTTCGCCCATCTGGGCGTGGGGTCGGGCGAGTTCACGCCGTGGGAGGACTTGGCCGAGGATACGGACTGCCTGTTCTACGAGGGACTTCACGGCTGCGTGGCGACGCGCGACAACAATGTCGCCCAGCATGTGGACCTTAAGATCGGCGTGGTGCCGGTGATCAATCTGGAGTGGATTCAGAAGATCCACCGCGACACCAACCAGCGCGGCTATTCGGAAGAGGCGGTGATGGAGACCATCCTGCGCCGCATGCACGACTACGTTCACTATGTGGTGCCGCAGTTCAAACTGACCGATATCAACTTCCAGCGCGTGCCCATCGTCGATACCTCGGACCCCATCATCGCGCGCGATATCCCCACCGCCGATGAAAGCCTGGTGGTGATCCGCTTCAGGAAACCCGACCGCTTCCGCGTCGACTTTCCCTTCCTGCTGCAGATGCTGAAGGATTCATGGATGAGCCGGCGCAACACCATCGTGGTGCCGGGCGGCAAGATGGGTCTGGCCATGGAACTGATCCTGACCCCCATCCTGCGCCGCATCATGGAAGACAGGCGCGCGGTATTGGGCTAACCCCGCAGCCAGCCATCCACCAGAACGCGGGCGATGGAATCCTTGCGCGGCAGGAAGCGGCCACCCTCACCGGGGCGGTCGGCTTCGCCAAAGGTACGGACCTCGTCACGGGTGAACCAGCGCACCTCCTCGATCTCATGGGGATCTGCCACCGGCTCCGCATCAAAAGCGCTGGCGGTAAAGCCGATCATGAGGGAGGAGGGGAAGGGCCAGGGCTGACTCGCTACATACGTGG of Paramagnetospirillum magnetotacticum MS-1 contains these proteins:
- a CDS encoding phosphoribulokinase yields the protein MSRKHPVIAVTGSSGAGTSTVKESFEHMFRREGIKPAVIEGDSFHRYNRADMKKCMKDVGGTFSHFGPEANLFPQLEELFSTYGETGRGRRRFYVHNDEEAARFAHLGVGSGEFTPWEDLAEDTDCLFYEGLHGCVATRDNNVAQHVDLKIGVVPVINLEWIQKIHRDTNQRGYSEEAVMETILRRMHDYVHYVVPQFKLTDINFQRVPIVDTSDPIIARDIPTADESLVVIRFRKPDRFRVDFPFLLQMLKDSWMSRRNTIVVPGGKMGLAMELILTPILRRIMEDRRAVLG